In [Clostridium] cellulosi, one genomic interval encodes:
- the pth gene encoding Peptidyl-tRNA hydrolase (High confidence in function and specificity), giving the protein MFGIKRKKDTEEAPGRIEYIIAGLGNPGREYEGTRHNTGFAVLDAIAEKCGAKVNRIKFKSLCGDAMLCGHRVLLLKPQTFMNLSGEAIRDAADFYKIPMDHVIVLYDDISLPPGKIRVRPKGSDGGHNGIKNIIYLSGTDVFPRVKVGVGGKPNPDYDLAAWVLARPSEEDAALISDAVTRAVAAVETIITDGTAKAMNDFN; this is encoded by the coding sequence ATGTTCGGCATAAAAAGAAAAAAGGACACAGAGGAAGCGCCCGGCAGGATTGAATATATAATCGCGGGGCTTGGCAATCCCGGACGAGAATATGAAGGAACAAGACATAACACAGGTTTTGCTGTCCTCGACGCGATTGCTGAAAAATGCGGGGCAAAGGTAAACCGGATTAAATTTAAATCACTTTGCGGCGACGCAATGCTCTGCGGGCATAGGGTACTTCTGTTAAAACCGCAGACCTTTATGAATCTCAGCGGAGAAGCTATCAGAGACGCTGCTGATTTTTATAAAATACCCATGGACCATGTAATAGTCCTGTATGACGATATATCTCTGCCGCCCGGCAAAATACGGGTCAGACCGAAGGGCTCGGACGGCGGGCACAATGGCATTAAAAATATCATCTACCTTTCCGGCACAGATGTTTTCCCGCGCGTCAAAGTCGGTGTCGGCGGAAAACCAAACCCCGACTACGACCTCGCCGCGTGGGTGCTGGCCAGACCGTCGGAAGAGGACGCGGCTTTGATTAGTGACGCGGTAACCCGCGCCGTAGCCGCAGTCGAAACAATCATAACCGACGGCACGGCAAAGGCAATGAATGATTTTAACTAA
- a CDS encoding nitroreductase (High confidence in function and specificity) produces MDVMEAIKARRSIRKFSSRPIEEEKLSAVLEAARLAPSANNAQSWKFIVVRDKEKIKKLQAACGNQKQVGEAPVVIVVCATRHHNMTCGQPAETIDASIAMSFIMLEACEQGLGTCWLGFFYQDKVKEILDIPDDATVVAVTPLGYPDENPAMRPRKSAAEVISFDKF; encoded by the coding sequence ATGGACGTTATGGAAGCAATAAAAGCAAGGCGCAGCATAAGGAAATTCAGTTCAAGGCCCATTGAAGAGGAAAAACTGTCTGCTGTGCTTGAAGCGGCAAGGCTGGCGCCCTCCGCCAACAACGCCCAGAGCTGGAAGTTCATCGTCGTACGGGATAAAGAAAAAATCAAGAAGCTGCAAGCAGCCTGTGGCAATCAGAAACAGGTCGGAGAGGCACCGGTTGTAATAGTAGTCTGCGCGACACGCCATCATAATATGACCTGCGGTCAGCCTGCGGAAACAATTGATGCTTCTATCGCCATGTCATTTATAATGCTCGAGGCCTGCGAACAGGGACTCGGCACCTGCTGGCTTGGATTCTTCTATCAAGATAAGGTCAAAGAGATTTTAGATATACCGGATGACGCAACAGTTGTCGCAGTAACGCCCCTCGGCTATCCCGACGAAAACCCTGCTATGAGGCCGAGAAAATCCGCTGCGGAGGTTATAAGCTTCGACAAGTTTTAA
- the ppdK gene encoding Pyruvate, phosphate dikinase (High confidence in function and specificity), translating into MSHKYVYLFKEGTAQMRELLGGKGANLAEMTNLGMPVPQGFTITTEACTRYYEDGKKINDEIMSQIEEYLKKMEEICGKKFGDPENPLLVSVRSGARVSMPGMMDTILNLGLNDTVVEGLKKLTNNERFAYDSYRRFIQMFSDVVMGIPKSEFEDAIDELKAKKGVKLDTELDANDLKGLVTTFKGIYKKHLGKDFPTDPKEQLIEAVKAVFRSWDNPRANVYRRMNDIPYSWGTAVNVQMMVFGNMGNDSGTGVAFTRNPATGEKKLFGEFLMNAQGEDVVAGIRTPQSIDQLANTMPEVYKQFTEIATKLEKHYHDMQDMEFTIERGKLYMLQTRNGKRTATAALKIAVDLVSEGLLTKEEALLKVDPKQLDSLLHPQFDAEALKKAKPIAQGLAASPGAACGRVVFTAEDAEDWAKNKKEKVILVRLETSPEDIVGMAVSQGILTVRGGMTSHAAVVARGMGTCCVSGCGAINMHAEEKYFEVGGKIIREGDYISIDGSTGNVYAEAIPTVPASITGDFETFMNWADEVRTLQVRTNADTPRDAEQAYKFGAQGIGLCRTEHMFFDPDRIFAMREMIVAKTEEARRAALNKLLPMQRSDFEALYEAMHGLPVTIRYLDPPLHEFLPNKEEDIVALAKDLKISVEELKEIINGLHEFNPMLGHRGCRLAVTYPEIAEMQTHAVIEAAINVKKRHPDWPIVAEIMIPLVGEVKELKYVKDVVVKVADEIIKNSGVDLKYNVGTMIEIPRAALTADEIAKEAEFFSFGTNDLTQMTFGFSRDDAGKFLADYYDKKIYEFDPFAKLDQEGVGKLVKMAAQLGKQTRPDIKLGICGEHGGDPSTIEFCHNVGLNYVSCSPFRVPIARLAAAQAKVKEGK; encoded by the coding sequence GTGAGCCACAAGTATGTCTATCTGTTCAAGGAAGGCACCGCTCAAATGCGCGAGCTTCTCGGTGGAAAAGGTGCAAACCTCGCCGAAATGACAAACCTCGGCATGCCGGTTCCACAGGGCTTTACAATAACAACAGAAGCCTGCACCAGATACTACGAAGACGGCAAAAAGATCAATGATGAGATAATGAGCCAGATCGAAGAGTATCTGAAGAAAATGGAAGAGATCTGCGGAAAGAAATTCGGTGACCCCGAAAATCCGCTGCTGGTATCAGTACGTTCTGGTGCCCGTGTTTCAATGCCCGGTATGATGGACACAATCCTCAACCTTGGTCTTAACGACACTGTTGTCGAGGGCCTCAAGAAACTGACAAACAATGAGCGCTTTGCCTACGACTCATATCGTCGTTTTATCCAGATGTTCTCCGATGTTGTTATGGGTATTCCGAAGTCTGAGTTCGAAGATGCTATTGATGAACTCAAGGCTAAGAAAGGCGTAAAGCTCGATACTGAACTCGACGCCAATGACCTTAAGGGACTCGTTACAACATTCAAGGGCATCTATAAAAAGCACCTCGGAAAAGACTTCCCGACTGATCCTAAGGAGCAGCTCATCGAGGCTGTTAAAGCTGTTTTCCGTTCATGGGACAACCCCCGCGCAAACGTATATCGCCGCATGAACGATATCCCGTACAGCTGGGGTACTGCTGTTAACGTCCAGATGATGGTATTCGGCAACATGGGCAACGATTCCGGTACAGGCGTTGCATTTACACGTAACCCTGCAACTGGTGAAAAGAAGCTCTTTGGTGAATTCCTGATGAATGCACAGGGCGAAGACGTTGTCGCCGGTATCCGCACTCCTCAGTCAATTGACCAGCTTGCCAATACTATGCCCGAAGTTTACAAGCAGTTCACTGAAATTGCAACAAAGCTTGAGAAACACTACCATGACATGCAGGATATGGAGTTTACCATTGAAAGAGGCAAGCTCTATATGCTCCAGACCCGTAACGGTAAACGTACTGCAACTGCTGCTCTGAAGATTGCTGTTGACCTTGTTTCCGAGGGCCTGCTCACTAAGGAAGAGGCTCTGCTCAAGGTTGATCCGAAGCAGCTTGACTCACTTCTCCATCCGCAGTTTGACGCGGAAGCTCTTAAGAAAGCGAAACCAATTGCTCAGGGTCTTGCGGCATCTCCCGGCGCTGCCTGCGGTAGAGTTGTCTTTACTGCTGAAGATGCTGAGGATTGGGCAAAGAATAAGAAAGAAAAGGTTATTCTCGTACGTCTCGAGACTTCACCTGAAGATATCGTCGGTATGGCAGTTTCACAGGGTATTCTTACCGTCCGCGGCGGTATGACATCCCATGCGGCTGTTGTTGCTCGTGGTATGGGTACCTGCTGCGTATCCGGCTGCGGCGCTATCAACATGCATGCCGAAGAGAAGTATTTCGAAGTCGGCGGCAAGATTATAAGAGAAGGCGACTATATCTCCATTGACGGTTCAACCGGTAATGTTTATGCTGAAGCTATCCCGACTGTCCCGGCCAGCATCACAGGTGACTTCGAAACATTCATGAATTGGGCTGACGAGGTCCGCACACTGCAGGTCCGCACCAACGCCGATACACCTCGTGACGCAGAGCAGGCTTACAAGTTCGGTGCACAGGGCATTGGCCTCTGCCGTACAGAGCATATGTTCTTTGATCCTGACCGTATCTTCGCAATGCGCGAAATGATCGTTGCCAAGACTGAAGAAGCACGCCGCGCAGCTCTCAACAAGCTCCTTCCGATGCAGCGCAGCGACTTCGAGGCCCTTTACGAGGCAATGCACGGCCTGCCGGTAACTATCCGTTATCTGGATCCTCCGCTTCATGAGTTCCTCCCGAACAAGGAAGAAGATATTGTAGCACTCGCAAAGGATCTCAAGATTTCAGTCGAAGAGCTCAAAGAAATTATCAACGGCCTGCACGAGTTCAACCCGATGCTCGGTCACCGTGGTTGCCGTCTTGCGGTCACATATCCTGAAATCGCAGAGATGCAGACACATGCTGTCATCGAAGCTGCAATCAACGTCAAGAAACGTCATCCGGATTGGCCAATCGTTGCTGAGATCATGATCCCGCTCGTTGGCGAAGTCAAGGAGCTTAAGTACGTTAAGGACGTTGTCGTCAAGGTTGCCGACGAAATCATCAAGAATTCCGGCGTTGACCTAAAGTACAATGTCGGTACTATGATCGAGATTCCGCGTGCTGCTCTCACAGCCGATGAAATCGCGAAAGAGGCTGAGTTCTTCAGCTTTGGTACAAACGACCTCACTCAGATGACCTTCGGCTTCTCACGTGATGACGCCGGCAAGTTCCTCGCTGACTACTATGACAAGAAGATTTACGAGTTTGATCCGTTTGCTAAGCTCGACCAGGAAGGCGTTGGCAAACTCGTCAAGATGGCTGCTCAGCTCGGTAAGCAGACCCGTCCTGACATCAAACTCGGTATCTGCGGCGAGCATGGCGGCGACCCGAGCACTATCGAGTTCTGCCACAATGTTGGCCTCAACTATGTATCCTGCTCACCGTTCCGTGTGCCGATTGCAAGACTTGCCGCGGCACAGGCAAAGGTTAAAGAGGGTAAATAA
- a CDS encoding hypothetical protein (Family membership) produces the protein MISQTKIVVRYAETDQMGVVHHSVYPIWFEAARTDFFKSAGYSYAEVEKEGFYLPVVELKCRYISSAVYGKEYVVKTRLSNATYVKLFFDYEIVDPESGQIIVKGETMHAWTDKTFRPVNIKKRAPSIYNAVMSLVDKAD, from the coding sequence ATGATTTCACAGACAAAAATCGTTGTCCGCTATGCCGAAACCGACCAAATGGGAGTCGTGCACCACTCGGTATACCCAATCTGGTTTGAAGCGGCCAGGACGGATTTTTTTAAATCCGCCGGCTATTCCTATGCAGAAGTTGAGAAAGAAGGCTTTTACCTCCCGGTAGTTGAACTCAAATGCAGGTATATAAGCTCCGCCGTCTATGGAAAGGAATATGTCGTAAAAACGCGCCTTTCAAATGCAACTTATGTCAAGCTGTTCTTTGATTATGAGATTGTTGACCCCGAGAGCGGCCAAATCATTGTAAAAGGGGAAACTATGCATGCATGGACTGATAAAACGTTTCGGCCGGTAAACATAAAAAAGCGCGCGCCCAGTATTTACAATGCGGTAATGTCCCTTGTAGATAAGGCGGATTAA
- a CDS encoding putative efflux protein, MATE family (High confidence in function and specificity), which produces MRNNIKDMTSGNPVGLLLTFSLPMLIGNIFQQFYNIIDSIIVGKYIGADALAAVGATGSVQFLFFSLCNGMSAGIGIIISQYFGAKDEEYVKRSIANSVYVMLAAAVLMSLVGFFLSRPVLQLLGTPDNIIGDSDLFLKTTSIGIIAIAAYNCISAILRSLGDSVTPLIFLTASIVVNILLDFLFVLDFKWGVFGTALATIIAQVAAALGSLAFALVKNPHFKIPKDYLRPDIGIIQLCVKLGLPTALQSSMIAFSCVILQSVVNSFGSVVVAAFTVTSRIEQIVQQPYNSIGSAVSTYTGQNIGAGYIDRVREGYRKSYIIIGVFTLCMLPMAQFLGRPIMRLFVSEADVIEIGSTALKITSLCYFPLGVIYITRGLLNGAGDTIYSFINGIIEITCRIGLSEPLTKISQIGVWGIWIATALTWLITGAASVIRYLQGKWTEKSVVRQKYEQSEC; this is translated from the coding sequence ATGAGGAACAACATCAAAGATATGACATCTGGCAATCCAGTAGGGTTACTGCTGACGTTTTCATTGCCAATGCTTATCGGGAATATATTTCAACAATTCTACAATATAATTGATTCGATCATAGTGGGCAAATATATCGGAGCTGACGCTTTAGCGGCTGTCGGTGCGACAGGTTCTGTCCAATTTCTATTTTTTTCGCTGTGCAACGGCATGTCAGCCGGAATCGGAATTATTATATCACAATATTTTGGAGCCAAGGACGAGGAATACGTAAAACGCTCCATAGCAAATTCCGTATATGTAATGCTGGCCGCAGCAGTGCTTATGAGTTTAGTGGGATTTTTTCTTTCAAGGCCGGTACTTCAGTTGCTGGGCACTCCCGACAATATTATCGGCGACTCTGACCTTTTCTTAAAAACGACCAGTATCGGCATTATAGCGATTGCCGCATATAACTGCATTTCAGCGATTCTGCGCTCGCTGGGCGATTCCGTCACACCGCTGATTTTTTTGACCGCGTCCATTGTGGTCAACATTCTTCTTGACTTTCTCTTTGTTTTGGACTTTAAATGGGGCGTATTTGGTACTGCGCTTGCGACGATTATAGCGCAGGTCGCTGCGGCTCTTGGCAGCCTTGCCTTTGCACTTGTCAAAAATCCTCATTTCAAGATACCGAAAGATTACTTGAGGCCAGATATCGGGATAATACAGCTCTGCGTCAAGCTGGGCCTGCCGACAGCGCTTCAAAGCTCTATGATTGCCTTCTCATGCGTCATTCTTCAGAGCGTGGTCAATTCCTTTGGTTCCGTCGTCGTGGCGGCGTTTACCGTAACCTCCCGCATTGAGCAAATAGTCCAACAGCCCTACAATTCAATTGGCTCAGCCGTTTCCACATATACAGGTCAGAACATAGGCGCCGGTTATATAGACAGGGTGAGAGAAGGATACCGCAAAAGCTATATCATAATCGGTGTCTTCACGTTATGTATGCTTCCGATGGCGCAATTCTTAGGCAGACCCATAATGAGGCTGTTTGTCAGCGAGGCAGATGTAATAGAAATAGGCAGCACAGCCCTTAAGATTACGAGCCTGTGTTATTTTCCGCTCGGGGTTATATACATAACCAGGGGCCTGCTTAACGGGGCAGGGGATACGATATATTCCTTTATCAACGGTATCATAGAGATAACTTGCAGAATCGGGCTTTCCGAGCCGCTGACAAAGATAAGCCAAATCGGTGTCTGGGGAATCTGGATTGCGACGGCGCTGACATGGCTAATAACAGGGGCGGCGAGCGTCATAAGATATCTGCAGGGCAAATGGACGGAGAAATCAGTGGTCCGTCAAAAATATGAACAGAGTGAGTGCTGA
- the glmU gene encoding Bifunctional protein GlmU (High confidence in function and specificity) encodes MGKAAAVILAAGEGKRMKSDKSKVLHEVLFKPMIDWVMDSVTEADIDNICVVLGHNADQVSEHLNKRGQKYTYVLQEEQLGTGHAVMQAREYLEQTKPEDVLILNGDTPFIDSSLIKSFYLEHKNKKNDVTILTSIADNPFGYGRIVRDSSGNVKGIIEEKDATDDERKIKEINAGAYWFKTDVLLEALSHLNGDNAQHEYYLTDTVKIISGQGLRAGTCIVDMKYTAGANSRKQLLELNNIARQLVFEKLFDAGVTITDISGVSISPDAEIGYDTVILPGTIIKGKTKIGIGCQIGPNSLIDNCVLGDNVVFNASQARNSKIGNNVTVGPFSQLRPDCVIAENVHIGDFVEVKNSNIGCGTKIAHLTYVGDSDVGGGVNFGCGVVTVNYDGVKKSRTIIGDNAFIGCNTNLIAPVKVGNGAYTAAGSTITMDIPDGALSVARSRQQNIDGWAEKKLKNRKK; translated from the coding sequence TTGGGAAAGGCGGCCGCGGTTATCCTCGCTGCGGGCGAGGGAAAGCGCATGAAATCGGATAAATCTAAGGTGTTGCACGAAGTGCTCTTCAAACCTATGATTGACTGGGTAATGGATTCGGTTACAGAGGCAGACATTGATAATATCTGTGTTGTACTCGGCCATAACGCTGACCAGGTTTCGGAGCACCTTAACAAGCGCGGACAGAAATACACATATGTCCTTCAGGAAGAGCAGCTCGGCACCGGACACGCGGTGATGCAAGCCCGGGAATATCTTGAGCAGACAAAACCAGAAGATGTACTTATCCTCAACGGCGACACGCCTTTTATTGACAGTTCGTTAATCAAGTCTTTTTACCTTGAACATAAAAACAAGAAAAATGACGTGACGATTTTAACATCAATTGCAGATAACCCATTCGGTTACGGCAGAATCGTCCGAGACAGCTCGGGCAATGTCAAAGGCATAATTGAGGAAAAAGACGCCACTGACGATGAACGCAAAATCAAAGAGATAAATGCAGGAGCTTACTGGTTTAAAACAGATGTTCTGCTGGAAGCCCTCTCACATCTCAATGGCGATAATGCCCAGCATGAATACTACCTGACCGACACAGTAAAAATAATCAGCGGACAGGGGCTGCGTGCCGGAACCTGCATTGTCGATATGAAATATACCGCAGGGGCAAACTCCAGGAAGCAGCTTTTGGAGCTTAATAATATCGCAAGGCAGCTAGTTTTTGAGAAGCTGTTTGACGCCGGCGTCACTATCACCGATATAAGCGGTGTCAGCATAAGCCCTGACGCTGAAATAGGCTATGACACTGTCATTCTGCCCGGGACAATAATAAAGGGCAAGACCAAAATAGGCATCGGCTGTCAAATCGGCCCGAATTCCCTGATTGATAACTGCGTTTTGGGCGACAATGTTGTATTCAATGCTTCACAGGCTCGCAATTCCAAGATCGGAAACAATGTCACAGTAGGCCCATTCTCCCAGCTGCGTCCTGACTGCGTCATTGCTGAAAACGTCCATATCGGCGATTTTGTAGAGGTTAAAAATTCCAATATCGGCTGCGGCACAAAGATAGCCCATTTAACCTATGTCGGCGACAGCGACGTCGGCGGCGGGGTAAACTTCGGGTGCGGCGTCGTAACCGTCAATTACGATGGCGTCAAGAAGAGCAGAACCATAATCGGCGACAACGCCTTCATAGGCTGCAATACAAACCTTATCGCGCCGGTCAAGGTCGGCAACGGGGCATATACGGCTGCCGGTTCCACGATTACTATGGATATCCCGGACGGAGCCCTTTCTGTTGCACGTTCAAGGCAGCAGAATATTGACGGCTGGGCGGAGAAAAAACTGAAAAACAGGAAAAAATAA